A single Quadrisphaera setariae DNA region contains:
- a CDS encoding ABC transporter substrate-binding protein, whose protein sequence is MSRPHAPTALFATAVSAVLALSLSACGGSSADAAGSPSAAPGTVTVGALSNGAATETTLDVPVVQEIRDELPAEVKESGELVIGVGALPSGFPPLAYVGDDQKTLTGSEPDIGRLVAATLGLEPVLESSTWENLFVGIDSGRTDVGFSNITDTEERQQKYDFACYRKDELALEAPEDASWTFTGDPSVLAGKTIAVASGTNQERILLEWQRQLQAAGQTLDVQRFADTTSTYTALSSGRIDANFGPNPTAAYHVTQTKGTPQATKIVGTSSGAGASLQGLICATSKKDSGLAEPVADALNHLISSGQYAKTLEAWNLSNEAVPTSEINPPGLPLTDQ, encoded by the coding sequence ATGTCCCGACCGCACGCCCCCACCGCCCTGTTCGCCACCGCCGTCAGCGCCGTCCTCGCGCTGTCGCTGTCCGCCTGCGGCGGCTCGTCCGCCGACGCCGCCGGCAGCCCGTCGGCCGCGCCCGGCACCGTCACCGTCGGCGCCCTGTCCAACGGCGCGGCCACCGAGACCACCCTCGACGTGCCGGTCGTGCAGGAGATCCGCGACGAGCTCCCGGCCGAGGTCAAGGAGTCGGGCGAGCTCGTCATCGGCGTCGGTGCGCTGCCGTCGGGCTTCCCGCCGCTGGCCTACGTCGGCGACGACCAGAAGACCCTCACCGGCTCCGAGCCCGACATCGGCCGCCTGGTCGCCGCGACCCTCGGCCTGGAGCCCGTGCTGGAGAGCTCCACCTGGGAGAACCTCTTCGTGGGCATCGACTCCGGCAGGACCGACGTCGGGTTCAGCAACATCACCGACACCGAGGAGCGCCAGCAGAAGTACGACTTCGCCTGCTACCGCAAGGACGAGCTGGCGCTCGAGGCCCCCGAGGACGCCTCCTGGACGTTCACCGGCGACCCGTCGGTGCTCGCGGGGAAGACCATCGCGGTGGCTTCGGGCACCAACCAGGAGCGCATCCTCCTGGAGTGGCAGCGCCAGCTGCAGGCCGCGGGCCAGACCCTGGACGTGCAGCGCTTCGCCGACACCACCTCCACGTACACCGCGCTGAGCTCGGGCCGCATCGACGCGAACTTCGGTCCCAACCCGACGGCCGCCTACCACGTCACGCAGACGAAGGGCACGCCGCAGGCCACCAAGATCGTCGGGACGTCGTCCGGAGCGGGCGCCTCCCTGCAGGGCCTCATCTGCGCCACCTCCAAGAAGGACAGCGGCCTGGCCGAGCCGGTCGCCGACGCCCTGAACCACCTCATCTCCTCCGGTCAGTACGCCAAGACCCTGGAGGCCTGGAACCTCTCGAACGAGGCCGTGCCGACGTCGGAGATCAACCCTCCCGGCCTGCCGCTCACCGACCAGTGA
- a CDS encoding LLM class flavin-dependent oxidoreductase — MTSSARREHLHLAVALDGAGWHPAAWREPTARPTELFSAAYWTDLVREAEAGLLDLVTVEDALRLQSDDPRYTGRPDERTDRVRGRLDAVLLAARLALVTEHIGLVPSATATHTEPFHLSKAIATLDHTTRGRAGVRVQVSLRPDEAAQFGRRAELVALAELAPGRTPPPALVEDVFDEGRDWVEVLRRLWDSWEDDAEIRDAATGRFVDAAKLHTVDFTGPRFSVRGPSITQRPPQGQPLVAALSHVPVAHRFVARCADLGFLTPHDDDEARRLVAAVHDEREVQPPWPDGAGDQPLRLLADVVVVLDPRPGAAAERLARLDETAGTPLSRSSDALVFAGTPGELADLALAWRDAGLDGLRLRPAALPDDLHAITRTLVPELQRRGAFRTAYAERTLRERLGLARPANRYALTGHHDTATTESSR; from the coding sequence GTGACGTCCTCTGCTCGCAGGGAGCACCTGCACCTCGCCGTCGCGCTGGACGGCGCGGGGTGGCACCCCGCCGCCTGGCGCGAGCCCACCGCCCGCCCCACCGAGCTGTTCAGCGCGGCGTACTGGACCGACCTCGTCCGCGAGGCCGAGGCCGGCCTGCTCGACCTCGTCACCGTCGAGGACGCGCTGCGCCTGCAGTCCGACGACCCCAGGTACACGGGCCGCCCCGACGAGCGCACCGACAGGGTCCGCGGCCGCCTCGACGCCGTGCTCCTCGCGGCGCGGCTCGCGCTGGTCACCGAGCACATCGGCCTCGTGCCGAGCGCCACGGCCACGCACACCGAGCCGTTCCACCTGTCCAAGGCCATCGCCACGCTCGACCACACCACCCGCGGGCGCGCCGGGGTGCGGGTGCAGGTCTCGCTGCGCCCCGACGAGGCCGCCCAGTTCGGGCGGCGTGCTGAGCTGGTGGCCCTCGCCGAGCTCGCGCCCGGCCGCACCCCGCCGCCCGCCCTCGTCGAGGACGTCTTCGACGAGGGCCGCGACTGGGTGGAGGTGCTCCGCCGCCTCTGGGACTCCTGGGAGGACGACGCCGAGATCCGCGACGCCGCCACCGGCAGGTTCGTCGACGCCGCCAAGCTCCACACCGTCGACTTCACCGGTCCGCGCTTCTCCGTGCGCGGCCCGTCCATCACGCAGCGCCCGCCGCAGGGCCAGCCGCTCGTGGCGGCGCTGTCGCACGTGCCCGTGGCGCACCGGTTCGTCGCGCGGTGCGCGGACCTGGGCTTCCTCACCCCCCACGACGACGACGAGGCGCGCCGGCTCGTCGCCGCCGTCCACGACGAGCGGGAGGTCCAGCCCCCCTGGCCGGACGGCGCGGGCGACCAGCCGCTGCGCCTGCTCGCCGACGTCGTCGTCGTCCTCGACCCCCGGCCCGGGGCCGCGGCGGAGCGGCTGGCCCGCCTCGACGAGACCGCCGGCACCCCGCTCTCCCGGAGCAGCGACGCCCTCGTCTTCGCCGGCACCCCCGGCGAGCTCGCCGACCTGGCCCTGGCGTGGCGCGACGCGGGGCTGGACGGGCTGCGGCTGCGGCCCGCCGCCCTCCCCGACGACCTGCACGCCATCACGCGCACCCTCGTGCCCGAGCTGCAGCGCCGAGGGGCCTTCCGCACCGCGTACGCCGAGCGCACGCTGAGGGAGCGCCTCGGCCTGGCGCGACCCGCCAACCGCTACGCCCTCACCGGCCACCACGACACCGCCACCACGGAGAGCAGCCGATGA
- a CDS encoding NtaA/DmoA family FMN-dependent monooxygenase (This protein belongs to a clade of FMN-dependent monooxygenases, within a broader family of flavin-dependent oxidoreductases, the luciferase-like monooxygenase (LMM) family, some of whose members use coenzyme F420 rather than FMN.), with product MSRHSTRKRQVHLAAHFPGVNNTTVWSDPAAGSHIDPDSFVRFAQTAERGKLDFMFLAEGLRLREHAGRIYDLDVVGRPDTFTILAALAGVTTHLGLTGTINSTFNEPYEVARQFATLDHLSEGRAAWNVVTSWDAFTGENFRRGGFLGAGQRYDRARSFLETALELFDSWRGDEVVADQATGQFLRAPGPGAFSHRDAFFDIAGHTTVPRSPQGRPVVFQAGDSEEGREFAAEHADAIFSRHATLEEGQPFYADVKARLAKFGRQRDELLVLPAATFVLGDTDAEAEELAREVRRAQVSGATAIVFLEQVWNRDLSHLDPDGPLPDVDPVVGEQVMSQGRASVRMHRDPLATAKAWRERAEAEGLSIRELMIEQTARQTFVGSPTTVADQVEHLVEAEASDGFILVPHLTPGGLDPFVDQVVPILQERGVHRTEYEGTTLRDHLGLRPLPAPGLLTTTTGARA from the coding sequence ATGAGCCGCCACAGCACGCGCAAGCGCCAGGTGCACCTCGCGGCGCACTTCCCCGGCGTCAACAACACCACCGTGTGGTCCGACCCCGCCGCGGGCAGCCACATCGACCCGGACTCCTTCGTCCGCTTCGCGCAGACCGCCGAGCGCGGGAAGCTCGACTTCATGTTCCTCGCCGAGGGGCTGCGGCTGCGCGAGCACGCCGGGCGGATCTACGACCTCGACGTCGTCGGCCGGCCCGACACCTTCACCATCCTCGCGGCGCTCGCGGGCGTCACCACGCACCTCGGGCTGACCGGCACCATCAACTCGACGTTCAACGAGCCGTACGAGGTGGCCCGGCAGTTCGCCACCCTCGACCACCTCTCCGAGGGCCGGGCGGCGTGGAACGTCGTCACCAGCTGGGACGCGTTCACGGGCGAGAACTTCCGCCGCGGCGGCTTCCTGGGAGCCGGCCAGCGCTACGACCGCGCCCGGTCCTTCCTGGAGACGGCGCTGGAGCTGTTCGACTCCTGGCGCGGAGACGAGGTCGTGGCCGACCAGGCCACCGGCCAGTTCCTGCGGGCCCCCGGGCCCGGGGCGTTCTCCCACCGCGACGCCTTCTTCGACATCGCCGGCCACACCACCGTGCCCCGCAGCCCGCAGGGCCGGCCGGTCGTCTTCCAGGCCGGTGACTCCGAGGAGGGCCGCGAGTTCGCCGCCGAGCACGCCGACGCCATCTTCAGCCGCCACGCGACCCTGGAGGAGGGGCAGCCGTTCTACGCCGACGTCAAGGCCCGCCTCGCGAAGTTCGGTCGTCAGCGCGACGAGCTGCTCGTGCTGCCCGCCGCCACGTTCGTGCTCGGCGACACCGACGCCGAGGCCGAGGAGCTGGCCCGCGAGGTGCGCCGCGCGCAGGTCAGCGGCGCCACCGCCATCGTCTTCCTCGAGCAGGTGTGGAACCGCGACCTGTCGCACCTCGACCCCGACGGCCCCCTGCCCGACGTCGACCCCGTGGTCGGCGAGCAGGTGATGAGCCAGGGCCGCGCCAGCGTGCGGATGCACCGCGACCCGCTGGCCACCGCGAAGGCGTGGCGCGAGCGCGCCGAGGCGGAGGGCCTGTCGATCCGCGAGCTGATGATCGAGCAGACGGCGCGGCAGACCTTCGTCGGGTCGCCGACCACCGTCGCCGACCAGGTCGAGCACCTCGTGGAGGCGGAGGCCTCCGACGGGTTCATCCTCGTCCCGCACCTCACGCCAGGCGGCCTCGACCCCTTCGTCGACCAGGTGGTGCCGATCCTCCAGGAGCGCGGCGTGCACCGCACCGAGTACGAGGGCACCACCCTGCGCGACCACCTCGGCCTGCGGCCCCTGCCCGCCCCCGGCCTCCTCACGACGACGACGGGGGCACGCGCGTGA
- a CDS encoding LLM class flavin-dependent oxidoreductase, with the protein MSTPLAVLDLTPVPSGSTARQALANSADLAESAERFGYARYWVAEHHLNPGVVGVSPAVVLALVAGRTTTIRLGAAALQTGHRTVLSAVEDFALLDAVHSGRIDLGIGRPGGPPRGPDGSLPAPPPPPTREQAEGTVVDGLRVPGPFPLGPLLTSPRFAAIPELVPVPGAEAPSFAQQVDTVLGLLAGTWKSSTGVPLQVHPGTGADLQLWLFGSTGGTTAAVAGERGLRFGANYHVAPQGVLDAARAYRAAFRPSQGASGLAQPHLTVSADVVVAETDEEAEHLAAGYGPWVRSIRTAAGAIPYPSPSEAADLASPDHWTDDDDALVRDRLATRFVGSARTVADGLERLRSATGADELLITTTTHDHAARVRSYELLATEWGDR; encoded by the coding sequence GTGAGCACGCCGCTGGCCGTCCTCGACCTGACGCCCGTCCCCTCGGGCAGCACGGCCCGGCAGGCGCTGGCGAACAGCGCCGACCTCGCCGAGTCCGCGGAGCGCTTCGGGTACGCCCGCTACTGGGTGGCCGAGCACCACCTCAACCCCGGCGTGGTGGGCGTCTCGCCCGCGGTCGTCCTGGCGCTGGTCGCGGGCCGGACGACCACCATCCGGCTCGGCGCAGCCGCCCTGCAGACGGGGCACCGCACGGTGCTGAGCGCCGTGGAGGACTTCGCGCTGCTCGACGCCGTCCACTCCGGGCGCATCGACCTCGGCATCGGGCGCCCCGGGGGGCCGCCGCGCGGACCCGACGGCTCGCTGCCGGCGCCCCCGCCGCCTCCCACGCGCGAGCAGGCCGAGGGGACCGTGGTCGACGGGCTGCGGGTGCCCGGGCCGTTCCCGCTGGGCCCGCTGCTCACGTCGCCGCGGTTCGCGGCGATCCCCGAGCTGGTCCCGGTGCCCGGGGCTGAGGCGCCGTCCTTCGCGCAGCAGGTCGACACCGTCCTCGGCCTCCTCGCCGGCACGTGGAAGTCCTCCACGGGCGTTCCCCTGCAGGTCCACCCCGGCACCGGTGCCGACCTGCAGCTGTGGCTGTTCGGCAGCACCGGCGGCACCACCGCCGCCGTGGCGGGGGAGCGCGGCCTGCGCTTCGGCGCCAACTACCACGTGGCCCCGCAGGGCGTCCTCGACGCCGCCCGCGCCTACCGGGCGGCCTTCCGCCCCTCCCAGGGCGCCAGCGGTCTGGCGCAGCCGCACCTGACGGTGTCCGCCGACGTCGTCGTCGCCGAGACCGACGAGGAGGCCGAGCACCTGGCCGCCGGCTACGGCCCGTGGGTGCGCTCCATCCGCACCGCCGCCGGGGCCATCCCCTACCCCAGCCCGTCCGAGGCCGCCGACCTGGCATCTCCGGACCACTGGACCGACGACGACGACGCCCTGGTCCGCGACCGGCTCGCGACGCGCTTCGTCGGGTCTGCGCGGACCGTGGCCGACGGCCTGGAGCGCCTGCGCAGCGCCACCGGCGCTGACGAGCTGCTCATCACCACCACCACCCACGACCACGCCGCCCGCGTCCGCTCCTACGAGCTGCTCGCCACCGAGTGGGGCGACCGGTGA
- a CDS encoding GNAT family N-acetyltransferase, with translation MTQLAPDPRGADLPVLDQLDRSVWNALHGPHAALAVRRGRVVTYPDDVARFSSLPEHPTPDDWSDAAALVGTQGMLLLTGDVPEAPAGWTVLMDLPGVQMVATDAVASAPDAETVRLDLHDPADVADALALVEHTQPGPFFERTMAMGTYLGVRREGRLVAMAGERLHPEGAVEISAVCTDAAWRGQGLGTRLVHAVAHGIRERGEVPFLHASASNTGAIRLYEQLGFRLRRPTRFAALRPPGGTAELS, from the coding sequence GTGACCCAGCTCGCCCCAGACCCGCGCGGCGCGGACCTCCCCGTGCTCGACCAGCTCGACAGGTCCGTGTGGAACGCCCTCCACGGCCCGCACGCCGCGCTCGCGGTGCGGCGGGGCCGCGTGGTGACCTACCCCGACGACGTCGCCCGGTTCTCCTCCCTCCCGGAGCACCCGACGCCTGACGACTGGTCCGACGCCGCCGCGCTCGTGGGGACGCAGGGGATGCTCCTGCTCACCGGCGACGTCCCCGAGGCCCCCGCGGGCTGGACCGTGCTCATGGACCTGCCGGGCGTGCAGATGGTCGCCACCGACGCCGTGGCGTCGGCCCCTGACGCCGAGACCGTGCGGCTCGACCTGCACGACCCGGCCGACGTCGCCGACGCCCTCGCCCTGGTGGAGCACACCCAGCCCGGACCGTTCTTCGAACGGACGATGGCGATGGGCACCTACCTCGGCGTCCGCCGCGAGGGCCGGCTCGTGGCGATGGCGGGGGAGCGGCTGCACCCCGAAGGGGCGGTGGAGATCAGCGCCGTGTGCACCGACGCCGCGTGGCGGGGGCAGGGGCTGGGCACGCGCCTCGTGCACGCCGTGGCCCACGGCATCCGCGAGCGCGGGGAGGTGCCGTTCCTCCACGCCTCGGCGTCGAACACGGGCGCGATCCGCCTGTACGAGCAGCTGGGGTTCCGCCTGCGCCGGCCCACGCGCTTCGCGGCGCTGCGTCCGCCCGGCGGCACCGCCGAGCTCTCCTGA
- a CDS encoding CsbD family protein, whose amino-acid sequence MSAVDKAKNVVQQTVGKVEEAVGKKTDDAELTAQGQKDQAMGAQRQNVEKAKDAYKG is encoded by the coding sequence GTGTCCGCAGTGGACAAGGCCAAGAACGTGGTGCAGCAGACGGTGGGCAAGGTCGAGGAGGCCGTCGGCAAGAAGACCGACGACGCCGAGCTGACCGCGCAGGGCCAGAAGGACCAGGCCATGGGCGCCCAGCGCCAGAACGTCGAGAAGGCCAAGGACGCCTACAAGGGCTGA
- the treS gene encoding maltose alpha-D-glucosyltransferase, which yields MSAAEDGGEPGEITFDEARYPARPRRLRPAAQLETRRRRAPHRRTADGTNPAYVAWLVQQSMLADAEGLSRQLSGSPAMWRNPYARPNARRAVSTASVWFTAYPISLITREGESFLASVADERLWSAFEQIGIDGIHTGPVKKAGGITGWEETPSVDGHFDRISTQIDPLFGTEDEFRAVCEVADAHGGSVIDDIVPGHTGKGADFRLAEMGHGDYPGVYHMVEIPREDWHLLPDVPEGRDAVNLDAITEARLADAGYIIGALQRVIFYAPGVKETNWSATAEVTGVDGQVRRWVYLHYFKQGQPSINWLDPTFAGMRLVIGDALHSLAELGTSALRLDANGFLGVEKSAEGAPAWSEGHPLSEAANHVIASTVRKVGGFTFQELNLGIEDIRDTGRVGADLSYDFVNRPAYQHALVTGDTEFLRLTLNTSLEVGVDPASLVHGMQNHDELTYELVHWATAHTHDEYPFRGRPTTGAELAEAVRADLLRGITGEASDYNHVFTTNGIACTTASVIAASRGHRTLDSIGDDDVEMIRRAHLLLAMFNAWQPGVFALSGWDLVGALPVPIEQVAALTDTGDTRWVERGAHDLLDVDPQATHSASGMPRARVLYGSLPEQLRDEASFASRLKGLLALRAKHGIATATQVDVPAVAHPGMLVMVHRLDGGDPNRSAGLQVTVLNFTGETIEGTVRSEHFEPRMAVLDARDDGEIGWVDDLRSFSVWLSPYSGLFLTLKDPGAPEDDLRRSGAHR from the coding sequence ATCTCCGCGGCCGAGGACGGCGGCGAGCCCGGCGAGATCACGTTCGACGAGGCGCGCTACCCGGCCCGTCCGCGCCGCCTGCGCCCGGCCGCCCAGCTGGAGACCCGCCGCCGCCGAGCGCCGCACCGGCGCACTGCTGACGGCACCAACCCCGCCTACGTGGCGTGGCTGGTGCAGCAGTCGATGCTCGCCGACGCCGAGGGCCTGTCCCGCCAGCTCAGCGGCAGCCCGGCGATGTGGCGCAACCCCTACGCCCGCCCGAACGCGCGCCGCGCGGTCTCCACGGCGTCGGTGTGGTTCACCGCCTACCCGATCTCCCTCATCACGCGGGAGGGGGAGTCCTTCCTGGCGTCGGTGGCCGACGAGCGCCTGTGGAGCGCCTTCGAGCAGATCGGCATCGACGGCATCCACACCGGCCCGGTGAAGAAGGCCGGAGGTATCACCGGCTGGGAGGAGACCCCCAGCGTCGACGGGCACTTCGACCGGATCAGCACCCAGATCGACCCGCTCTTCGGCACCGAGGACGAGTTCCGGGCCGTCTGCGAGGTGGCCGACGCGCACGGCGGCTCCGTCATCGACGACATCGTCCCCGGCCACACCGGCAAGGGCGCCGACTTCCGCCTGGCGGAGATGGGCCACGGCGACTACCCCGGCGTCTACCACATGGTGGAGATCCCCCGGGAGGACTGGCACCTGCTGCCCGACGTCCCGGAGGGCCGCGACGCCGTCAACCTCGACGCCATCACCGAGGCCCGCCTGGCCGACGCCGGCTACATCATCGGCGCCCTCCAGCGCGTGATCTTCTACGCCCCGGGCGTCAAGGAGACCAACTGGAGCGCCACCGCCGAGGTCACCGGCGTGGACGGCCAGGTGCGCCGCTGGGTGTACCTGCACTACTTCAAGCAGGGCCAGCCCTCCATCAACTGGCTCGACCCGACGTTCGCCGGCATGCGCCTCGTCATCGGCGACGCCCTGCACTCCCTGGCCGAGCTGGGCACCAGCGCGCTGCGCCTGGACGCCAACGGCTTCCTGGGAGTGGAGAAGTCCGCCGAGGGCGCCCCGGCGTGGTCGGAGGGCCACCCCCTGTCGGAGGCCGCCAACCACGTCATCGCCAGCACCGTCCGCAAGGTCGGCGGGTTCACCTTCCAGGAGCTGAACCTCGGCATCGAGGACATCCGCGACACCGGTCGCGTGGGCGCGGACCTGTCCTACGACTTCGTCAACCGCCCCGCGTACCAGCACGCGCTGGTCACGGGCGACACCGAGTTCCTGCGCCTCACGCTCAACACCTCCCTGGAGGTGGGCGTCGACCCCGCCTCGCTCGTGCACGGCATGCAGAACCACGACGAGCTGACCTACGAGCTGGTCCACTGGGCCACCGCCCACACCCACGACGAGTACCCCTTCCGCGGCCGCCCCACCACGGGCGCCGAGCTCGCCGAGGCCGTGCGCGCTGACCTGCTCCGCGGCATCACCGGTGAGGCCTCGGACTACAACCACGTCTTCACCACCAACGGCATCGCGTGCACCACGGCCTCGGTCATCGCGGCGTCCCGCGGCCACAGGACGCTGGACTCCATCGGCGACGACGACGTCGAGATGATCCGGCGGGCGCACCTGCTCCTGGCCATGTTCAACGCCTGGCAGCCGGGGGTGTTCGCGCTGTCCGGGTGGGACCTCGTCGGGGCGCTGCCGGTGCCGATCGAGCAGGTCGCGGCCCTCACCGACACCGGCGACACCCGCTGGGTGGAGCGCGGCGCGCACGACCTGCTCGACGTCGACCCGCAGGCCACCCACTCGGCCAGCGGCATGCCGCGGGCCCGCGTGCTCTACGGGTCCCTGCCCGAGCAGCTGCGCGACGAGGCGTCCTTCGCCTCCCGCCTCAAGGGGCTGCTGGCGCTGCGGGCCAAGCACGGGATCGCCACGGCCACGCAGGTGGACGTCCCCGCCGTGGCCCACCCGGGGATGCTCGTCATGGTCCACCGCCTCGACGGCGGCGACCCGAACCGCTCGGCCGGCCTGCAGGTGACGGTGCTGAACTTCACCGGCGAGACCATCGAGGGCACCGTCCGCTCGGAGCACTTCGAGCCGCGCATGGCGGTCCTCGACGCCCGCGACGACGGCGAGATCGGCTGGGTGGACGACCTGCGCAGCTTCAGCGTGTGGCTGAGCCCCTACAGCGGCCTGTTCCTCACCCTGAAGGACCCGGGCGCCCCCGAGGACGACCTGCGCCGCTCGGGCGCCCACCGCTGA
- the aqpZ gene encoding aquaporin Z, translating to MQKVAAEFLGTFWLVFAGCGAAVLATTAAPGDTGAQVAIGWLGVALAFGLAVTTGAYAFGHISGGHFNPAISLGLSVAGRLPWRELPVYVVSQLVGAVAGAAVLYGVASGRAGFDPTGGFATNGYADRSPEGYGLVAALLVEVVLTAVFVLVVLGTTGPKGAPGLAPLAIGLTLVVIHLISIPVTNTSVNPARSIAPALFAGPEALGQVWLFVVAPLVGGVIAALVHKSLLATSEERGDVRVERTAQRERVAGRA from the coding sequence GTGCAGAAGGTCGCCGCTGAGTTCCTCGGGACGTTCTGGCTGGTGTTCGCGGGGTGCGGCGCCGCCGTGCTCGCCACCACCGCGGCCCCCGGGGACACCGGCGCCCAGGTGGCGATCGGCTGGCTGGGCGTCGCCCTGGCGTTCGGCCTGGCCGTGACCACGGGCGCCTACGCCTTCGGCCACATCTCCGGTGGCCACTTCAACCCGGCCATCTCCCTGGGCCTGTCCGTGGCGGGCCGCCTGCCGTGGCGGGAGCTGCCCGTCTACGTGGTCTCCCAGCTCGTCGGCGCGGTGGCCGGGGCCGCCGTGCTCTACGGCGTCGCGAGCGGCCGCGCGGGCTTCGACCCCACCGGCGGCTTCGCCACCAACGGCTACGCCGACCGCTCCCCCGAGGGGTACGGCCTCGTCGCCGCGCTGCTGGTCGAGGTCGTCCTGACGGCGGTGTTCGTGCTCGTCGTGCTCGGCACCACCGGTCCCAAGGGCGCTCCCGGCCTCGCGCCGCTGGCCATCGGCCTGACCCTCGTGGTCATCCACCTCATCTCGATCCCGGTGACCAACACCTCCGTGAACCCCGCCCGGTCCATCGCCCCGGCGCTGTTCGCGGGCCCGGAGGCGCTCGGGCAGGTGTGGCTCTTCGTCGTGGCCCCGCTGGTCGGCGGCGTCATCGCCGCGCTGGTGCACAAGTCCCTGCTGGCGACCAGCGAGGAGCGCGGCGACGTCCGCGTCGAGCGCACGGCGCAGCGCGAGCGCGTGGCCGGGCGGGCCTGA
- a CDS encoding Asp23/Gls24 family envelope stress response protein, protein MTETAAPSTSTLHGTASGAGGLSTAPPGAPDLTRATAPAPRAVRAAGATTTTDAVIATLAGLAAREVPGVHDLGTPTARTVERTAAALRQQIPGSSRGGCPGVEVEVGERQASVGVAVVTELGRSAPEVAEHVRAAVATALHELMGLEVTAVDVEVVDVVDTAGATGPTDAAGPGDASC, encoded by the coding sequence ATGACCGAGACCGCCGCCCCGAGCACCTCGACGCTCCACGGCACCGCCAGCGGCGCCGGCGGACTCTCGACCGCCCCTCCCGGCGCGCCGGACCTCACGCGGGCGACCGCACCGGCTCCCCGAGCGGTGCGCGCCGCCGGCGCGACGACCACCACGGACGCCGTCATCGCGACCCTCGCGGGCCTCGCCGCGCGCGAGGTCCCCGGCGTGCACGACCTGGGCACGCCCACCGCGCGCACGGTCGAGCGGACTGCGGCGGCTCTGCGCCAGCAGATCCCCGGCTCCTCCCGCGGCGGCTGCCCGGGCGTGGAGGTGGAGGTCGGTGAGCGGCAGGCCAGCGTCGGCGTGGCGGTGGTCACCGAGCTGGGGCGGAGCGCTCCGGAGGTGGCCGAGCACGTGCGCGCCGCCGTGGCCACGGCCCTGCACGAGCTGATGGGCCTGGAGGTCACGGCCGTCGACGTCGAGGTGGTCGACGTCGTCGACACGGCTGGCGCCACCGGCCCGACGGACGCGGCCGGCCCCGGCGACGCGTCCTGCTGA
- a CDS encoding TetR/AcrR family transcriptional regulator C-terminal domain-containing protein yields MAVQGKEPPSARVPLSRERILAAALAFIDEEGVGSLTMRRLGSRLGVEAMSLYRYVPGREDLLDGVVDFLVTELDRDEDVLKTPEHGWQDFLQRMAHGVRRMAIAHPKAFPLIASTPPEAPWLRPPLRSVRWVETFLAGLLAEGFDDEQAVAVYRAFTSFLLGNLLLEVSHRGGAVGPLDLVDEEVPAHGLRDAPTVERLRDLLADDRSLQEFEESLESLIDRITVQVVGGSGS; encoded by the coding sequence CTGGCCGTGCAGGGCAAGGAGCCGCCCTCGGCGAGGGTGCCGCTGAGCCGCGAGCGCATCCTCGCGGCGGCCCTGGCCTTCATCGACGAGGAGGGCGTGGGCTCCCTGACCATGCGCCGCCTCGGCTCGCGCCTCGGCGTGGAGGCCATGTCGCTGTACCGGTACGTGCCCGGGCGGGAGGACCTGCTCGACGGCGTGGTGGACTTCCTCGTCACCGAGCTCGACCGCGATGAGGACGTGCTCAAGACCCCCGAGCACGGCTGGCAGGACTTCCTCCAGCGGATGGCGCACGGCGTGCGGCGCATGGCCATCGCGCACCCGAAGGCGTTCCCCCTCATCGCCTCCACGCCCCCGGAGGCCCCGTGGCTGCGGCCCCCGCTGCGCTCGGTGCGCTGGGTGGAGACCTTCCTGGCGGGGCTGCTGGCCGAGGGCTTCGACGACGAGCAGGCCGTGGCCGTCTACCGCGCCTTCACGAGCTTCCTGCTGGGCAACCTGCTGCTGGAGGTGTCCCACCGCGGCGGGGCCGTCGGCCCGCTCGACCTCGTCGACGAGGAGGTCCCCGCGCACGGCCTGCGCGACGCCCCGACCGTGGAGCGCCTGCGCGACCTCCTGGCCGACGACAGGTCGCTGCAGGAGTTCGAGGAGTCCTTGGAGAGCCTCATCGACAGGATCACCGTGCAGGTGGTGGGTGGAAGCGGGTCCTGA